A genome region from Pseudomonas pergaminensis includes the following:
- a CDS encoding ABC transporter ATP-binding protein, with protein sequence MSFVSVQHLQKGYAGTPVFSDINCEIAKGEFVTLLGPSGCGKSTLLRCIAGLTSVDSGKILLDGQDIVPLSPQKRHIGMVFQSYALFPNMTVEQNVAFGLRMQKVNADDSHKRVQEVLQLVELKDLAGRYPHQMSGGQCQRVALARSLVTRPRLLLLDEPLSALDARIRKHLREQIRQIQRELGLTTIFVTHDQEEALTMSDRIFLMNQGKIVQSGDAETLYTAPVDVFAAGFIGNYNLLDADKATQLLQRPINSRIAIRPEAIELSRDGELDALVRSHSLLGNVIRYRIEARGVELVVDVLNRSADDLHPDGQRLALSIDPSALCEVA encoded by the coding sequence ATGAGCTTCGTCAGCGTCCAACACCTGCAAAAAGGCTACGCCGGCACCCCGGTGTTCAGTGACATCAACTGCGAGATCGCCAAGGGCGAGTTCGTCACCCTGCTCGGCCCGTCCGGTTGCGGCAAGTCCACGCTGTTGCGTTGCATCGCCGGGCTGACCTCGGTGGACAGTGGCAAAATCCTCCTTGATGGCCAGGACATCGTCCCGTTGAGCCCGCAGAAACGCCATATCGGCATGGTGTTCCAGAGCTATGCACTGTTCCCCAACATGACCGTGGAACAGAACGTTGCCTTCGGCCTGCGCATGCAAAAGGTCAACGCCGACGACAGCCACAAGCGCGTGCAAGAAGTGCTGCAATTGGTCGAGCTCAAGGACCTGGCGGGCCGCTACCCGCACCAGATGTCCGGCGGCCAGTGCCAGCGCGTGGCCCTTGCCCGCTCGCTGGTCACCCGCCCGCGCCTGTTGTTGCTGGATGAGCCGCTGTCGGCGCTGGATGCACGCATTCGCAAGCACCTGCGCGAACAGATCCGCCAGATCCAGCGAGAATTGGGGCTGACCACCATCTTCGTCACCCATGACCAGGAAGAAGCCCTGACCATGTCCGACCGGATCTTCCTGATGAACCAGGGCAAGATCGTGCAGAGCGGCGATGCCGAAACCCTCTATACCGCGCCTGTCGATGTGTTCGCCGCCGGCTTCATCGGCAACTACAACCTGCTGGACGCCGACAAGGCCACCCAGTTGCTGCAACGCCCAATCAACAGCCGCATCGCCATTCGCCCGGAGGCCATCGAACTGAGCCGCGACGGCGAACTGGACGCCCTGGTGCGCAGCCACAGCCTGTTGGGCAACGTGATCCGCTACCGCATCGAAGCGCGCGGCGTGGAACTGGTGGTGGATGTGCTCAACCGATCGGCCGACGACCTGCACCCGGACGGGCAACGCCTGGCACTTTCCATCGACCCCAGTGCCCTGTGTGAAGTAGCCTGA
- a CDS encoding IS110 family transposase, which translates to MFSYPAGIDVSKDSLEARVNLIDVGVSCANAEDDFPGLIGWLLLHQVGRVLLEATGGYERKVMKALQAAGLNVICINPRRAKSFSTAMGQQAKTDPIDAKSVAQFAAVLDSPNSRITSPKHDELRALVQQRENFIQQRDDDKRRLKTASCDVVKPALQSHIDYLIKAVNAIDQLIRQSANVLDREKVERLCSVKGIGLVTAASLMAYLPELGEVGKRPIAALAGLAPYNNDSGKHIGARHIRGGRFSARRSLYMACWVVIRDQPEFQAPYKALRGKGKCAKVALIACMRVLLIRLNAMLRDRTEWKEHAA; encoded by the coding sequence ATGTTTTCCTATCCAGCAGGCATTGATGTTTCCAAGGACAGCCTTGAGGCTCGAGTTAATCTGATTGACGTTGGGGTAAGTTGCGCTAACGCCGAAGATGATTTCCCTGGGTTGATTGGGTGGCTATTGCTTCACCAGGTCGGCCGCGTGCTGTTGGAGGCCACTGGCGGTTACGAGCGCAAAGTCATGAAGGCGCTCCAGGCTGCGGGCCTCAACGTCATCTGCATCAATCCCCGTCGAGCCAAGAGTTTTTCCACGGCGATGGGCCAACAAGCCAAAACCGACCCGATAGATGCAAAGTCCGTTGCACAGTTCGCAGCGGTACTCGACTCGCCAAACAGCCGAATCACCAGCCCGAAACATGACGAGTTGCGCGCGTTAGTCCAACAGCGAGAAAACTTTATTCAGCAGAGAGACGATGACAAAAGGCGCCTGAAAACGGCCTCATGCGACGTAGTAAAACCAGCGTTGCAGAGTCATATCGACTACCTGATCAAGGCTGTGAACGCGATAGACCAGTTGATTCGTCAAAGCGCCAACGTGTTAGACCGCGAAAAAGTCGAACGCCTGTGTTCAGTTAAGGGGATCGGGCTCGTTACGGCGGCTAGCCTTATGGCATACCTGCCGGAGTTGGGTGAGGTTGGCAAGCGTCCGATCGCTGCCCTAGCGGGCCTCGCGCCGTATAACAACGACAGTGGGAAGCACATAGGCGCGCGTCACATTCGTGGCGGAAGGTTTTCCGCACGTCGCTCGCTATACATGGCCTGCTGGGTCGTCATTCGGGACCAGCCTGAATTCCAGGCACCCTATAAAGCACTGCGTGGCAAAGGAAAATGCGCAAAAGTTGCGCTAATCGCATGCATGCGTGTTTTGTTAATCCGGCTGAACGCAATGCTGCGTGATAGGACTGAATGGAAAGAACACGCTGCCTAA
- a CDS encoding zinc-binding dehydrogenase, whose product MKALQGVDGHVEWLEEPSPTCDVGQVRIRVAAAGLNRADLLQRAGLYPPPPGASHVLGLECSGVISEVGAGSSWQVGDRVCALLAGGGMAEEVVVDARHVLPAPEGLSLIEAAALPEVYSTAWLNLFQLAGLKPGEKVLLHAGASGVGSAAIQLCKAFGSPCWVSVGSAERLAYCEELGAQGGVVRTDGLEGLRDFGPFDVILDPVGGNYAALDIKLLALDGRWVLIGLMGGRDAQLDLAQVLGKRIQLLGSTLRSRSDQFKADLFSDLSQHVWPLFVEGRLSPQLAKTFPIKDAEAAFAELATNQISGKLVLVIDEALN is encoded by the coding sequence GTGAAAGCATTGCAAGGCGTTGACGGTCATGTGGAGTGGTTGGAAGAACCCAGTCCTACCTGCGATGTAGGGCAAGTTCGCATTCGCGTGGCGGCAGCGGGCCTCAATCGCGCCGATTTATTACAGCGTGCAGGGCTTTATCCACCACCACCAGGCGCCAGTCACGTACTGGGCCTGGAGTGTTCCGGGGTGATCAGCGAAGTGGGGGCGGGCTCATCCTGGCAAGTCGGCGACCGCGTCTGCGCACTGCTCGCCGGTGGCGGCATGGCCGAAGAAGTGGTGGTGGATGCGCGCCACGTGCTGCCCGCGCCGGAAGGTTTGTCGCTGATTGAAGCGGCGGCGCTGCCTGAGGTGTACAGCACGGCGTGGCTCAATCTGTTCCAACTGGCGGGCCTCAAGCCGGGTGAGAAAGTGCTGTTGCATGCCGGCGCCAGCGGCGTGGGCTCGGCGGCGATCCAGCTGTGCAAGGCGTTTGGCAGCCCGTGCTGGGTCAGCGTCGGCTCGGCGGAACGCCTGGCCTACTGCGAGGAACTTGGCGCCCAGGGCGGTGTGGTACGGACCGACGGGCTCGAAGGGCTGCGGGATTTCGGGCCGTTCGATGTGATCCTCGACCCGGTCGGTGGCAACTATGCAGCACTGGACATCAAGCTGCTGGCCCTCGATGGGCGCTGGGTATTGATCGGATTGATGGGCGGTCGCGACGCGCAACTGGACCTGGCCCAGGTGCTGGGCAAGCGTATCCAGCTACTAGGCTCGACCTTGCGCAGCCGCAGTGATCAGTTCAAGGCGGACCTGTTCAGCGACTTGAGCCAGCATGTATGGCCGCTGTTTGTCGAAGGGCGGCTGAGCCCGCAACTGGCCAAGACCTTCCCGATCAAGGATGCCGAGGCGGCGTTTGCCGAGTTGGCGACCAACCAGATTTCCGGGAAGTTGGTGTTGGTGATAGATGAGGCCTTGAACTGA
- a CDS encoding ABC transporter permease produces the protein MIRGKWLALICLVPFALFFIVFEIAPLVWVLINSLQTEEAGWGVENFTRIFSSKFYLQAIQFSLEISFYSSIFGIIIAVLGSYSLRRVDSPLRNFVTAFANMTSNFSGVPLAFAFIILLGFNGSITLMLKQAGIIQDFNLYSKTGLIILYTYFQIPLGVLLLYPAFDALREDWRESASLLGASGWQFWRHIGLPVLTPALLGTFVILLANALGAYATVYALTTGNFNVLPIRIAGLVSGDVSLDPNLASALAVVLVVLMTVVTVVHQLLLKRSYHVSR, from the coding sequence ATGATCCGTGGCAAATGGCTGGCGCTGATCTGCCTGGTGCCGTTCGCACTGTTCTTTATCGTGTTCGAAATTGCCCCGCTGGTGTGGGTACTGATCAACAGCCTGCAAACCGAGGAAGCTGGCTGGGGCGTGGAAAACTTCACGCGGATCTTCAGCTCGAAGTTCTACCTGCAAGCGATTCAGTTCAGCCTTGAGATCAGTTTCTACTCAAGCATCTTCGGCATCATCATTGCCGTGCTGGGCAGTTACTCGTTGCGCCGGGTGGATTCGCCGTTGCGCAACTTCGTGACGGCCTTTGCCAACATGACCAGCAACTTTTCCGGTGTGCCCCTGGCTTTCGCGTTCATCATCCTGCTGGGGTTCAACGGCAGCATCACCCTCATGCTCAAGCAGGCGGGGATCATTCAGGACTTCAACCTGTACTCCAAGACCGGGTTGATCATCCTCTATACCTACTTCCAGATTCCATTGGGTGTGCTGCTGCTTTACCCGGCCTTCGATGCATTGCGCGAAGACTGGCGTGAGTCAGCGTCCCTGCTGGGCGCTAGCGGCTGGCAGTTCTGGCGGCATATCGGCCTGCCGGTGCTGACCCCTGCCTTGCTCGGCACCTTCGTGATCCTGCTGGCCAATGCCCTCGGCGCCTATGCCACGGTCTACGCCTTGACCACCGGCAACTTCAACGTACTGCCGATTCGCATCGCGGGGCTGGTCTCCGGCGATGTGTCCCTCGACCCGAACCTGGCCAGTGCCCTGGCCGTGGTGCTGGTGGTGCTGATGACCGTGGTCACCGTGGTCCATCAACTGCTGCTCAAGAGGAGCTACCATGTCTCGCGCTGA
- a CDS encoding ABC transporter permease, with the protein MSRAEAGPASLYHRVVVYLLFAILVLPLIGTFVYSIASSWSATILPAGFTVKWYVQLWSDPRFLMAFGQSLLVCVGALVLSVVLILPLLFVVHYHFPKLDALMNILILLPFAVPPVVSSVGLLQLYGSGPMAMVGTPWILIGCYFTVALPFMYRAITNNLQAINLRDLMDASQLLGASTWQAAILVVLPNLRKGLMVALLLSFSFLFGEFVFANILVGTRYETLQVYLNNMRNSSGHFTSAVVISYFFFVLVLTWAANILNKDKSQ; encoded by the coding sequence ATGTCTCGCGCTGAAGCCGGCCCGGCCTCCCTCTACCACCGCGTGGTGGTGTACCTGTTGTTTGCGATCTTGGTGTTGCCGCTGATCGGCACCTTCGTCTATTCCATCGCCAGCAGTTGGTCGGCGACGATCCTGCCCGCCGGTTTCACGGTGAAATGGTACGTACAGCTGTGGAGCGACCCGCGTTTCCTGATGGCCTTCGGGCAATCGTTGCTGGTGTGCGTGGGCGCACTGGTGCTGTCGGTGGTGTTGATTTTGCCGCTGCTGTTCGTGGTGCATTATCACTTTCCCAAGCTGGATGCGCTGATGAACATCCTGATCCTGCTGCCTTTCGCGGTGCCACCCGTGGTGTCGTCGGTGGGTTTGCTGCAGCTGTATGGCTCCGGGCCGATGGCGATGGTGGGCACGCCGTGGATCTTGATCGGCTGCTACTTCACCGTCGCGCTGCCGTTCATGTACCGGGCGATCACCAACAACCTGCAGGCGATCAACCTGCGCGACCTGATGGACGCCTCCCAACTGCTCGGTGCCAGCACCTGGCAGGCGGCGATCCTGGTGGTGCTGCCCAACCTGCGCAAAGGCCTGATGGTAGCGCTGTTGCTGTCTTTCTCTTTCCTGTTCGGCGAGTTCGTGTTCGCCAACATCCTGGTGGGCACCCGCTACGAAACCCTGCAGGTCTACCTGAACAACATGCGCAACAGCAGCGGCCATTTCACCAGTGCCGTCGTGATTTCCTATTTCTTCTTTGTGCTGGTGCTGACCTGGGCCGCCAATATCTTGAACAAGGACAAAAGCCAATGA
- a CDS encoding HAD family hydrolase, which produces MALVIFDLDDTLIHGDCATLWSEQMGRLGWVDPESFMRKNNELMDAYSQGKLRMEDFMDFSLEPMIGRTPEEIEHLVEPWVEDVIEPLIYSDATKTIARHRANGDRILVISASGTHLVTPIAARIGIDEVLGIELDVSHGVYSGRTAGVLTYREGKITRLLAWLEQEGETLEGAYFYSDSRNDLPLLLKVDHPQVVNPDPVLREHAEKAGWPIHHWT; this is translated from the coding sequence ATGGCATTGGTAATTTTTGATCTGGACGACACCCTCATCCACGGCGACTGCGCCACCCTGTGGAGCGAGCAGATGGGCCGCCTGGGCTGGGTCGACCCCGAGTCGTTCATGCGCAAGAACAACGAGCTGATGGACGCCTACAGCCAGGGCAAGCTACGCATGGAAGACTTCATGGACTTCAGCCTGGAGCCGATGATCGGCCGCACGCCGGAAGAAATCGAGCACTTGGTGGAGCCCTGGGTCGAGGACGTGATCGAGCCTCTGATCTACAGCGACGCCACCAAGACCATCGCGCGCCATCGCGCCAATGGCGACCGGATCCTGGTGATCTCAGCGTCGGGCACGCACCTGGTCACGCCGATTGCGGCGCGGATCGGCATTGATGAAGTGTTGGGGATTGAACTGGACGTCAGCCATGGCGTGTACAGCGGGCGTACCGCGGGTGTACTGACGTACCGTGAAGGCAAGATCACGCGTCTGCTGGCGTGGTTGGAACAGGAAGGTGAAACGCTGGAAGGCGCGTATTTCTATTCGGACTCACGCAATGATCTGCCGTTGCTGCTGAAGGTGGATCATCCGCAGGTGGTGAACCCGGACCCGGTACTGCGCGAACACGCCGAAAAAGCTGGCTGGCCAATCCATCACTGGACCTGA